The DNA window GCAAAACATGGAAGATTAGGTTCATTATTAAAAAATTCTAAAGGTGAATTCCCTATTATATTCCAACCAGCTGGGCTAACATTTGGATAAATTCCTGTTTGTTGATTTCCAATTGCAACTGCACCTTTTTCAATCTGTAATCTCGGACTTTTTTTACGTGGAAAAAACAGTTGTTTATCCAAACCTCCTAAGTATAAAAAACCAGGTAAAAATCCGATAAAAAAAACAGTATAAAAAACTTCAGAATGTCGCTTAATAATTTCTGATTTCGAGAGTTTCATTTCTATTGACATTTCATCTAAATCAATTCCAAATTTATCATCATAACACACCGGAATTCTCCAGAGTCTAAAGACATGATTTTTTGCGTTCGCTCGACTAAAATATAACGCTTTTAATGCAAAAACCTCGTCATAGACAACATCAATAGTACACTTATAAATAACTAATATCGAGTTATATGCATTATTAACCTGAAGCACTTGTTTAATATTTGATTTTAGAAGGTGGTTTTTAAAAATCAACACGTCATTTAGTATGTTTTTACTAATTCGATGAGGCCATTGCACCAAAATAGAACGTTCTGAAAAGCGATGATATGTAAGCTCAAAATCTTTCAAAAGTTACAAAATTTTTATTGAATTTTGTTTTAATTTATGTATCAAATTTTTTAAATTATTAACCACATTTTCATGATCACCATGAACGCAAAATGTATCAACTTTCAACTCCACTTCTACTCCATTTTTCATCTTTACTTTCCCTTCAGAAATCATTTTAAAAACATGCTCAAAAATCAATTCTGAATCACGAATTATTGCATCATTATTTTCCCTTGACACTAAAGTTAGGTTTTCATTATAATTTCTATCTGCAAAACCCTCATACATAACTTTTAATCCGTCAGTAATAGCTATTTTAGAAATCATGGATCGATAAGGCGCATAAAGAATTAAGTTTTCATCTACACTTTTTATTACACTAACTATTATTTGTGCCGTTTTTTTATCTATTGACGCTAAATTATACAAAGCTCCATGTGGTTTAACATGATGCAACTCTAAACCTATAGACTTCACAACCTCTACAAGTGAATCAATCTGTTCATATAAGGCTTTATGCAAATCTGAGACTGACATATCAATTATTTGCCTTCCAAAATTCTTTTCATCAGGAAATGACGGATGCGCACCAATTTTCACGTGATGCTTTTTCGCCAACTTAGAAACAAGCCTCATAGTTTCTAATGTTCCAGCATGTCCACCGCAAGCAATATTGCACGACGACAAGTAAGGCATCAATAATGCTTCATTACCAAAACCTTCACCTAAATCACAATTGATATCTATTTGTTTCATTTTAAATAAAACTGAATACTTTCAAAATACTTTTTACTCCTAAAAACATTACAATTACCAAAATCGCAAAACCAAACACATTTTGAAGCAATGAATTTTTATACTTCCCAAGTATTAATGATTTATTCATAATCCACAGTAAAAAACCAGACACAACAGGCAACAACAAGCCATTTGCAACTTGAGCGAATTTGATGATTTCGATAGACTTAAAACCAACAGATGAAAACAGAACCCCTAATACTAAGATAAATACCCAAACCATCCTAAATCGCTTAGTTTTCATATTCGAACTCCAACCCAAACAACCAGAAGCTACATACGCAGCTGCCAAAGGTGCAGTAATTGCGCTTGTGATTCCAGCAGCAAACAATCCAACAGACAAAAACAATGACGCATAATTACCAAAAAGTGGCTCAAGACCCTTTGCTAAATCAGCAGCACTACTAACTTCAAAAGTTTTAATTGCAGCAGCAGAAATCATAATACACATTGAGACTACTCCACCTAAAACCACTGCAATTACAGTGTCTTTACGAGCAAATTTAAGATCAGTTTCACTTTTCCATTTTTCCTTTACTAAAGACGCATGTAAAAATAAATTATATGGCACTACCGTTGTTCCAACTAAAGCTATAATCGTCAATAAATTGTTACCAGAAAAATCAGGAATAAATAACCCTCTAAGCACTTTAGACAAATTTGGTTTCGTCATAACAGCTGTGATCAAAAAAGCAAAACTCATTAAGATTACTAAAGAAATCAATGCTTTTTCCAAAATTTTATAATTCCCTATGTACAGCAATACAAAAGCCACAATTCCAATTAAAAGACTAAATAAATTAAGTTTTACAGCACCAATAACAACAACTTGAACACCAAACAAATTTTCTAAACCCAAAACACTTCCACTAATATTACCCGCTTCATAAGCTGCATTTCCAACAACAATAGCAGAAAGAATTAAGATAATAGCCGCAACTCTTAATAATGGATTAGATATTTGAGAACGAATTACCTCAGACAATCCTTTTTGAGACACAATTCCTAAACGCGCTGCCATTTCTTGCAAAACAATAGTAGCAACAATTGACAAGACCATAGCCCAAAGCAAAGAAAAACCAAAATTTACACCAGCAAGCGTACAAACAGTAACCGTTCCTGGCCCAATAAATGCAGCAGCCACCAAAGGTCCTGGTCCAATATTTTTAAACCAACTTTTAATCACGCTCTACAGAATTTAAAGCATAAATAGCAAAACTACCTAACCAATGACCACCTTCGTAACCATCACCCACTATGCTTGGAAGCGAATAATTAATATGCTTGTTTGAAATGTTTTTCAAATGTTCATATTCTTGCAAGTCTTTTGCTATTTCGTTTAAACTCCATGCTCTAGAAAAGTTAACACCATCCAAATGCACTAATTTCCCATCAGACCTATCACTGACTCTTCCTGTTTCAATGGTGAAATTTTTATTTTTTAATTGCGGAAGAAAATCATCTAGCCATGCTTTATAGTCCCCAGAAGACAATACACGCTTCATTAAAGCAGCTTCCTCTAAACAAGGTGACAGGAAGTCGAATCCACTTGGCTCCCAAGACAAAGGACACCCTGTATCAGTATTATAAAAATCTTTTGCACGTTGCTCTATAAGCGACTTCAATTCAACATTATCTACTGTTTTAGCATAATCGTAAGCAAATGAAAGTCCGAAGGCAGTATTTGAATGTTCTCCTACTCGAATCGGATAATTTAGTTTCGGAAGAAACTCCAAGTATTTATCAACGATCAAATCTGTAAGCGGCTGTAAATTACCCTCTAAAATTTTTGCATTTGGATCATCCCAAGTATGTAACTCTTCTGCTAACTTTAACAACCAAGCCCAACCATAAGTTCGCTCATAAGACGCATTATGTTTTCCGAAGAAGTAAGACACCTCTATCTTTATATTGTCTTCAGAGATGTTTTCGAGCAACATCCTAATACTCTCGTCACGATTATCAAGCTCTGGAAATTGCTTCAACAACGTCACTAAACTCCAGTGACCATGCACAGCAGAATGCCAATCAAAGCAACCATAAAATGCAGGATGTAATGCTTGTGGAGACTGAAGATCTTCGTTTCCACCAATAACCTGATTAAGCTTGTTAGGATACTCCGTTTGAATACAATCTATTGGCAATTGCGCTAATCGATTAGCTTCAGTCAAATTCAGAATTGGCACAACAGCTTTCTTGACTTCGATTTTTTGTTCAGAAACCGTAATTGATTTTTTTTCGAATGTATCGCAACTCAATATTAAAAGCGCAAAAAAGAGTAAATAATAGTTTTTCATGTTATAAATTTAAGACTTTAAACCATAACATTATTAAGATTTTTAACCCAACCAACCTTCACGATCCATACTTCGGTATTGAATAGCCTCAGAAATGTGAGAACCATTTATAAATTTAGAGTTTTCTAAATCAGAAATTGTTCTTGACACTTTCAAAATACGATTATATGCTCTAGCAGACAAATTTAAACGCTCCATGGCAGTTTTTAGCAATTGTAAAGACGCATCATCTAATTTACAATATTTTCGGATTTGCTTCATATTCATTTGCGCATTGTAATGCACACTTTCTGAATCTACAAAACGTTTGGTTTGTAATTCACGAGCAGCAGTTACACGTTTTCTTATCTCCACTGAAGATTCACCTTTTCTATCATCAGACAATTTATCAAAAGGCACTGGAGTCACTTCAATATGAATATCAATTCGATCTAATAAAGGACCTGAAACTTTACTCAAATAGCGTTGCATTTCTGCTGGAGACGATGTTACAGGAGCACCTGGGTCATTAAAATAACCACTCGGACTAGGATTCATACTTGCAACCAGCATAAATGACGATGGATAAGTCACTGTGAATTTAGCTCTAGAGATTGTCACTTCCCGATCCTCTAAAGGCTGACGCATTACTTCTAAAACTTCACGTTTAAATTCTGGCAGCTCATCTAAAAATAAAACGCCATTGTGCGATAAGGAGATTTCTCCAGGTTGCGGATAACTTCCTCCTCCAACAAGCGCCACATTTGAAATCGTATGATGTGGACTTCTAAATGGTCGTTGCGCCATAATTCCTGTATGCTCTTTCACTCGACCAACAACCGAATGTATTTTTGTAGTCTCAAGAGCCTCATTCAAAGTCATTGGTGGCAAAATACTAGGCAAACGCTTCGCTAACATGGTTTTCCCTGCTCCTGGAGGACCAATTAGAATAATATTATGCCCACCAGCTGCTGCGATTTCCATGCAACGTTTAATGCTTTCCTGTCCTTTTACATCAGAAAAATCAAATTCAGGGAAATCTAAATTTTTGTAAAACTCCTCTTTAGTATTGATAATGGTTTTAGAAATTTTAATATTCATATCGAAATGATCAATTACTTCTTTAATATTTTCAACACCAAACACTTCTAATCCATCGACAATAGCTGCTTCTTTTGCATTTTGCTTCGGAAGAATAAAACCTTTAAAACCTTCTTCTTTTGCTTTTACCGCAATTGGCAATGCACCCTTTAAAGGTTGTAGATTTCCATCTAAAGACAATTCTCCCATAATGAGATATTGCTCCAAAAATTCTGCTTTAATTTGATTGGTCGCAACTAAGATTCCGATTGCCAAGGTTAAATCGTAAGCAGAACCCTCTTTACGCAAATCTGCAGGCGACATATTAATGATAATTTTCTTTCCTGGTATTTTATAACCGTTATTTTGAAGTGCTGCCGCAATACGAAAATTGCTTTCTTTAATTGCGTTATCAGGAAGTCCTACGAGATGATAACCTATTCCGCTATCCACATTAACCTCAACAGTAATGGTTGAAGCTTCAACACCAAAGACTGCACTAGCATAAACTTTTTTGAGCATTTATAGAATATTTACTCAAATATAGATAATATTCTACAAATTATTATGTTTTAATACGTTGGTTAATTAAATTACAACAGTGATTACCGTATTTACAATTGTTTTTATGATTTTATTTTTTAAATGTCCAAGCCTCAACTTTGAAACACCTGCCTGATACAAAGCGTTCAATACTAATAAATCTTTCTGACTCTTCAAAAGCCATTCGTAATCATCTGGAGTTAACTCTCCAGATTGTAACAAGCCTGTCCACCGCTCAAGCTTCACTTTAGAAAGTGTTAAAAATGACTCTACATCTTCTTTAGTTTCTTTTTTATAATCCGAATAACTTTCGCCCAAAACACTAACTAGTTCATCTTTTAATAGCTTTATCAATGCATCAATATCCATAACATCTGTATTTAATTGGTTCCTAAAAAGTTAAGAATATTAGTCTCATTGGTTTTATTCTTTTGCGCTTCGTATTTAATTATCAAATCTAAAGCTTCAGCAACCTGTAGCTTTGCTTCGTTTGTAAATGTTTCCGAAAGCTTCCCACCATCTTTCCAGCGCTTAAAAAAACCTGCCAATAGATTCTTCTCTTTGTTTGCAAGCACTTTCCACATAGCATAACTAACCTCATTATCTGGCTTGTTTTTTTCATATTCAATCATTTTCTGAAGCTCTAACAATAAATCCTGAACTTCCACCTCATAAACACTAAAGGATTGATCAGCATCACTCATAAGGTTTAAGCTTTCTACTTTTATTGAAATTGCTTGCTGGTAAGAATATTGATCAAAAATAGCTGTCTTAAGACTCTGACAAGAAGACAACACCAAGACTAGTGTCATTATGAAAACTGATTTTTTAATTGACACCATCTTTTTAATTGTTGCTTTAAATATCATGACCTAACAAATTAAGAATTGAAATTATTGTTTCTTTAGACATTTGGACTTCACAGTCACCTCCTTTACCCTTCTAGTTTTTTTCATTTTTCTAGATTTTATATGACTTAAAGTTATGAAAAAAATGGCCTAATTAAAATTTTCCCTTTTTTTCTATGATTAGTTTTTAATAAACCTAACAACCTGTTTTTTACTATTAACTTGAATTTTAAGGAAATAAATTCCGCTAGACAAGCTCCCTACATCAACAACAACATCTGTACTAGAATCTAAATTCTGAAACGTTTTCAAGAGTCTTCCGTTGATATCAACAATATTAATTTCACTCATTCCATCTTTACTTTGAATGGTTAGTTTAGAATCAGTTGGATTTGGAAATACTTTGAACATATCATTTTCAAATTCTGAAATAGATAATTGATCTTCAACAATTTCAGTAGACACTGTATTTGTTATGATTGGAGGATTATAATCAAAATAAATTGCTGCAGTATTATAAAAAATATCACCAAGAACAACATTGTCTTTAGGTTTAATTTTATAAGCAATAAATCCATGAGAATTAGACTCGTCGCTTGAACTATCAGGCAGATTAATATTATCAAAAACAAAACTAACCTCACTACCATTTAAGATATCAACACGACCTGTATGACTTAAATTTTCTAATTGCATGGTTGTCCAATCTAACTTATCATCTAATACATTTTCTACTGTTACATTAATAGCACTTGCAGTTCCAGTGTTTTGAAAACGGATTAAATAGTGTAAATATTTATCTACGTCTTCGATTAAGATTTGATCGCCTTCTAAAACTGCGATATCGTTAGGGTCGTATGAACCAATTACTGTTTGCTGTAATTCAAAAACATTATCATCTTCTGTCTCATCTCCCAAAACTGGATTTATAGTAGCAATTGCGACTAGCTCATCATCTATTTCTGTTGTTGGCGGCGCAAATACATTGAATTCTAAATCTATTATTCTTGTTTCAAAAGGATTTAAACTTGTGAAACCAAAAGTTAAGCTACTACTTGTTTGAGAAGATATCGTTTCACTTGCGTTTAAAAATTGGAGCTTTGTGTCGTCAAACTCGAAAGCTACAGAACCGCTTAACTGTGTAGTTCCAATGTTTTTATATACCAATTGGTATGTTGTATCGAAACCAGGTCTTGGATTGTTGATTGAGGGATAAATTACAATATTTAAGTCATTTATGACATTTATTGGCTCCATACAGAAATCGACATCTTCAGTATTACCTAAATCAGTAAATTCAATAAAAACAGAACTAGGGTTACTATTATAATTAGAAGGAGAATACGTAGTAGTTGTAAATTCTCCTATATTAATTGGTATTTGAAAATCCCCATTCTCTTGAGTAAATGTTGAAAAGCTATTTGAACCGCCATCATCTGAGGACACTAAAATATTAGGTAAGTAAATGTTGTTTTCATTACAATCGCTTGTAGGCAAATTCAGTTTAACTGTTCCTACAATTTCGTTACCAAGAACTCCCATGTTTTCAAGAAATATAATCGAATCATCATTTGACGATGCTGATAAAATATCTACATCACCATCATTATCAAGATCAGCAGCATAAACATCTGTTATTGAGTTGTAAAATGAAAAATTCATAGTATTTTCACTAAAGCCTTGAGCAGAATCAAACCAATGCAAGTAACCACTTGAAGCTGCTATGATGTCTATATTTCCATCATTATTTATATCGGAAGAAAACACAGCTCTATATTGCGCTGCTGTGGCAATAGTTTGACCTGTAAAGTTTCCATTTCCAGAGTTCAAATACACTCTTACAACACTATTATCTACAGAATTATCTGAAGAAGTAACCACAATGTCATTATCACCATCACTATCTACATCTGCAATACAAACATCACTCAACCCACCATATTGTCCAGGCAAAATATAAGAATTCGAGCTATAAAATGATCCTAAACCATCATAATTCTCATGCCATATCGATCTACCATTCGTTCCATCAGACCTTACAGTTACTAAATCTAAATCTCCATCTCCATCAAGATCAGCTGCATAAACAGCTTTCGGTAAATATGAAGTTACTATACTTGGAATAGGTATCGCATCGCTAAAATTACCATTTCCATCATTATTTCTATACCAAGCCATTGGTGTTACAACATCCAAATCGTTATCGCCATCCATATCTGCTGCAATGACAGAAATTGAGTATTGATTATTTTGAGAAATAACAATTTTCGGGCTAAAATTCCCGAAACCATCAAGATTTTTAAACCAGCAAACTTCTCCTGCATTAGAACTAGCACTAGCGGCTGAAATAATATCTATATCTCCATCTCCATCTAGATCTGCTGCATAAACAGAACCTGCATTTTGTATATCATCTGACACAATTATTTCTTCACTAAAACCACCTAAACCATCAACATTATCATACCAAGCAATTTTTGAATCAAATCTTGAAAATGAAATTACATCTTTATTACCATCTCCATTTAAATCAGCTGCAAAAACTGATGTTGCAAAATTTGCATTTGTACTTATAACATGTTCTTGAAAACTTATCTGCCCAAAAGACATCTGAAATAAAAAAAGTAATAGAAGTGTCGTCGAGTAATATCTTTTCATAGCATATAATTTACAAGCTGTAAGTTAACCATTTATTCAGGTTTTACAAACTCCAAAGCACGCCTTTCATTATAGTAAATACCACCTTTTTGAATAAACCCAACGTGACCACCAAACTTCGGCATTTCTAAATATAAGTTATCATTATGCTTTGCTTCTTTTACAGGAAAGCATTCCGAAGATAAAAACGAATCGTTTAAGGCATTTATTAGCAAGGTTGGCACCTTAATATTTTTTAGAAATTGTAAACTACTTGATTGCTCATAATAGTCTAAAGCATCTTCAAAACCATGCGCTTTTGAGGTATAAACCTCATCAAAATCTCTTAAAGTTTTAATTGAGTTAATTTTCATAACACTAATTCTATCAGGAAATTGTATGATTTTTAACTTTAACTTGTCAACCAAATGCTTTTTAAATCGAATTGCAAAAGCTTTATTCTTCAGTTTATGTAATTCTTTTGCAGAGCCATTCAAATAAACTGGAACAGAAATCGCAATTGCCGACTTTACTTGTTCAGGAATTTCTCGGTCTTCACCTAAATATTTAAGTGTAATATTTCCACCTAAACTAATACCTTTTATATAGACTTTTGAATACCCTTTATTTTCAACACAATGCTTCACGACATCATCCAAATCATCAGTAGCTCCAGAATGGTAACTATTATAAAATCGGTTATCCTCTCCGCTACAACCTCTAAAGTTCACACAAACAGCATCTACTCCATTTTCGTTGAATAATTTTGCAGTTCCTGTGACGTAAGGACGTTGCGCATGACCTTCTAAGCCATGAAGCAAAATGATGACAGCATCCGATTTGTTTTCAGAGTAACTCCAATCTAAATCTAAAAAATCATAATCCCTAGTTTCAATGCGTTCTCGTTGCTGTTCAAAGTTTTTGATTTTACGGACTAAACCTGAATACACAGTTGCTATAAATCCGTTTTTAAACTGAAATGGCGGTTTGTAGGTTGATTCTAATATTGGCATATTTAGCTACTGTAAGCTCCTTGCTTGATTTTTTTTAACAGCAGCAATATACAAAGGGTAACTCAAATAAAATATTGAAACTACTACTATTTCCTGTGCTTCAATGCATCTTGAGGTGTTGGCACGAAATGCCCTTTTCCTCCAGCTCTATCATCATCAAATGTCACAGGAATATCATCATTAAGCGTACGTTCGTTCCATGTTAAGCTTTCTGTACCATCATCTTTTTTAACCATTGTTATACAATCTTCGACAGGACAAACTAAAGAACATAAATTACAACCAACACAATTTTCTTCAATAATACTCGGTATTCTATTTGTTGGATCATCCGACAATGCAATTGCCTGATGCGCTCCATCATCACAAGAGATATAACAAAGATCGCAACCTATACATTTATCTGGATTTATTTCGGCTACGACTTTATGCTTTAAATTCAAATGCTTCCATTCAGTTACATTCGGTAAAGCTTTACCTGCAAAATCATAAATTGTGTTGTAATTCTTCTCTTCCATAAACTGACGTAAGCCAGCTTCCATTTCACGAACAATTCCGAAGCCATAATGCATTACAGCAGTACAAACCTGCACAGAAGTAGCGCCAAGCAATATAAATTCCACAACATCACGCCAAGTTTCAATACCACCAATACCAGACAAAGGCACTTTTCCTATTTCAGGATGCTGTGCTAAATCTTTAAGCATATGCATCGCAATTGGCTTAACTGCAGGCCCACAATAACCTCCATTACTACCTTTACCATCCACAATTGGATAAGGCGCATAAGAATCTAAATCGATACCAACAATACTTTTAATAGTGTTAATTAATGAAATTGAATCTGTTCCTCCTTGAACAGCAGCCAATCCAGGATCAGTAATATGAGAAATATTTGGAGATAATTTTGTAATTACTGGAATATTAGCAGCCTCTTTCACCCAACCAACGATGGTTTTTAAGACCTCAGGCTCTTGTCCGACCGCTGAACCCATTCCACGTTCACACATGCCATGTGGACAACCGAAATTGAGTTCAATACCATCCGCTCCTGCATTTTGAACATCTTTAATAATTTGCTCCCATTCTGCCCTGCTTTCTACCATTAAGGAAGCAATTACAGCGTGATCCGGAAAATATTTTTTGACTTCTTCAATTTCTCGAAGGTTATCTGCCAATGGTCTATCTGTAATTAATTCAATATTATTGAAACCCATCATTTTGGTGTTTCTATAATTCACCGAACCATAACGACTCGACACATTAACCACAGGAACACCAAGTGTTTTCCAGACAGCTCCTCCCCAACCAGCGTCAAAAGCTTTCATTATTTGATATCCTGAATTTGTTGGTGGAGCCGATGCTAACCAAAATGGATTAGGCGCTTTTATTCCTCCGAAATTTACTGATAAGTCAATCATGTTTTTGTTTTTAAATAGGTCTCGACTGCGCTCGACCAGACATTAGTTTATTTTCCATCTCCTCGATCCTAGCCGAGAGGTGTATATTATTTGTTTAACCAATTATGAATTCCTTGTGCTGCCATTTTACCATCGTAAGCTGCGTTTACAACTTCTGCACCTCCATTTACAGCATCTCCTCCAGCAAAATACTTTGGATTTGATGTTTGAAATTCATCATTAATTTTAATTCTTGTTTTATTATCTAAGTCTAAATCATCAATCATAGCATACAAATGACCTTGCTTTGCTTGACCAGTTGCTTTGATTACCATATCACATCGTACGATGAATGTATTATTCATATTGGTTTGTAGCTTTCCATCAACCATTTCGGTTTTTGCAAACTTTACACCTTCAACTTTACCATTTCCTGTGATAGCTATTGGAGTTACATTGAATAAACTATCCACACCAGCACTAATAGCTAGGTCATATTCAAATCCGTAAGCTCCCATTTTTTGTTTTGAGTTTCTATAAGCTAAAACCGTTTTACGCGCTCCCATTCTTGCCGCTTCAGAAGCAGCATCCATTGCCGTATTTCCTCCACCTAGCACCACAACTTTAGCAGGAACCTTAATTTCATGTTGCTTCATACGTAATTCTTCAATAAACTCAACTGCACCAACAACACCTTCTTTATCTTCACCATCCATACCCAAATGTCTCGTCACTCCTAAACCCACACCAATAAATATGGCATCGTAATTGGTTTCTAGAGCTGCTAATTCTTCTTTAGAATTGATAGCATTATTATATTTAATATTGAAACTCAATTGTTTTTGAAGATAATCAACTTCTTTCAACACTTCTTCATTTGTGATTTTATAAGGTGCAATTCCGTAAACGGTTAAACCAGAAGGTTTATCTTTTGCTTCATATATATCCACATCATAACCTAAAGTTCGTGCTTCACAAGCACAAGCAATTCCTGCTGGACCAGCTCCAATGATTGCTATCTTTTTTCCATTAGACTCTCCAACTTTAAAAATCACTTTTTCAGCATCAATTGTTTTGTTTGTTGCATAATTTTGAAGTCTACCTATCTGAATTGGAGGCACATCTTGATGATTATACACACAAGCTCCTTCGCACAAGACACCTGTTGGACAAACGACACCACATGCATTTCCGAGCCAGTTAGAATCGAAAATAGTTTTAGAGGCTCCTGTTATGTTATCTGTATGGATTTGCTTGATAAATAAAGGAATATCAATACTCGTCGGACAAGCCTGAATACATGGTGCATCATAACAGAACAAACATCGTGATGCTTCGTAAAAAGCTTCAGTGTCATTCATTAATGGTTTTTTCTGCTTGAAATTCTTATCGAATTCAGCTTTCGTTTTTGGTTTTTTATATTCTGCCATAATTTTTACAGTCTTTTATTCTACTTTTTGATAAGTTGCACTCATATTTGTACTCCCACTTATATAGAGTTCTCCTTTTTTTGATCGATTAAAAATAACCAAAATTGAACTACGTTTATTCTTATCAACGAAAACGGATTTATCATACCATAAAATCTCGATATCATCAGAATCTTCATTAGAAAGAAATAATTGACCGTTTACTTCTTTAATTTCAATAATCTTATCCCAAGAGTTATTCACAGTTTCTTTTAATTCATAAGTCCCTACACTATTATTTAAACCCAAAGACCCCTTTATTGAATTATAGGATACATTTTTAGGAATAGAATCTTTACTTTCAAGTAATTCAGAAATTTTATTATACAGATTAATAGCATCCGATTTATATGATTTACATTTCCAAAATACATT is part of the Psychroserpens ponticola genome and encodes:
- the pxpB gene encoding 5-oxoprolinase subunit PxpB, which codes for MKDFELTYHRFSERSILVQWPHRISKNILNDVLIFKNHLLKSNIKQVLQVNNAYNSILVIYKCTIDVVYDEVFALKALYFSRANAKNHVFRLWRIPVCYDDKFGIDLDEMSIEMKLSKSEIIKRHSEVFYTVFFIGFLPGFLYLGGLDKQLFFPRKKSPRLQIEKGAVAIGNQQTGIYPNVSPAGWNIIGNSPLEFFNNEPNLPCFAKAGDTIQFIPVSIEVHNEILKAVQNGTYSIESEVVYG
- the pxpA gene encoding 5-oxoprolinase subunit PxpA, with the translated sequence MKQIDINCDLGEGFGNEALLMPYLSSCNIACGGHAGTLETMRLVSKLAKKHHVKIGAHPSFPDEKNFGRQIIDMSVSDLHKALYEQIDSLVEVVKSIGLELHHVKPHGALYNLASIDKKTAQIIVSVIKSVDENLILYAPYRSMISKIAITDGLKVMYEGFADRNYNENLTLVSRENNDAIIRDSELIFEHVFKMISEGKVKMKNGVEVELKVDTFCVHGDHENVVNNLKNLIHKLKQNSIKIL
- a CDS encoding Nramp family divalent metal transporter; the protein is MIKSWFKNIGPGPLVAAAFIGPGTVTVCTLAGVNFGFSLLWAMVLSIVATIVLQEMAARLGIVSQKGLSEVIRSQISNPLLRVAAIILILSAIVVGNAAYEAGNISGSVLGLENLFGVQVVVIGAVKLNLFSLLIGIVAFVLLYIGNYKILEKALISLVILMSFAFLITAVMTKPNLSKVLRGLFIPDFSGNNLLTIIALVGTTVVPYNLFLHASLVKEKWKSETDLKFARKDTVIAVVLGGVVSMCIMISAAAIKTFEVSSAADLAKGLEPLFGNYASLFLSVGLFAAGITSAITAPLAAAYVASGCLGWSSNMKTKRFRMVWVFILVLGVLFSSVGFKSIEIIKFAQVANGLLLPVVSGFLLWIMNKSLILGKYKNSLLQNVFGFAILVIVMFLGVKSILKVFSFI
- a CDS encoding DUF2891 domain-containing protein — encoded protein: MKNYYLLFFALLILSCDTFEKKSITVSEQKIEVKKAVVPILNLTEANRLAQLPIDCIQTEYPNKLNQVIGGNEDLQSPQALHPAFYGCFDWHSAVHGHWSLVTLLKQFPELDNRDESIRMLLENISEDNIKIEVSYFFGKHNASYERTYGWAWLLKLAEELHTWDDPNAKILEGNLQPLTDLIVDKYLEFLPKLNYPIRVGEHSNTAFGLSFAYDYAKTVDNVELKSLIEQRAKDFYNTDTGCPLSWEPSGFDFLSPCLEEAALMKRVLSSGDYKAWLDDFLPQLKNKNFTIETGRVSDRSDGKLVHLDGVNFSRAWSLNEIAKDLQEYEHLKNISNKHINYSLPSIVGDGYEGGHWLGSFAIYALNSVERD
- a CDS encoding YifB family Mg chelatase-like AAA ATPase, whose protein sequence is MLKKVYASAVFGVEASTITVEVNVDSGIGYHLVGLPDNAIKESNFRIAAALQNNGYKIPGKKIIINMSPADLRKEGSAYDLTLAIGILVATNQIKAEFLEQYLIMGELSLDGNLQPLKGALPIAVKAKEEGFKGFILPKQNAKEAAIVDGLEVFGVENIKEVIDHFDMNIKISKTIINTKEEFYKNLDFPEFDFSDVKGQESIKRCMEIAAAGGHNIILIGPPGAGKTMLAKRLPSILPPMTLNEALETTKIHSVVGRVKEHTGIMAQRPFRSPHHTISNVALVGGGSYPQPGEISLSHNGVLFLDELPEFKREVLEVMRQPLEDREVTISRAKFTVTYPSSFMLVASMNPSPSGYFNDPGAPVTSSPAEMQRYLSKVSGPLLDRIDIHIEVTPVPFDKLSDDRKGESSVEIRKRVTAARELQTKRFVDSESVHYNAQMNMKQIRKYCKLDDASLQLLKTAMERLNLSARAYNRILKVSRTISDLENSKFINGSHISEAIQYRSMDREGWLG
- a CDS encoding T9SS type A sorting domain-containing protein — translated: MKRYYSTTLLLLFLFQMSFGQISFQEHVISTNANFATSVFAADLNGDGNKDVISFSRFDSKIAWYDNVDGLGGFSEEIIVSDDIQNAGSVYAADLDGDGDIDIISAASASSNAGEVCWFKNLDGFGNFSPKIVISQNNQYSISVIAADMDGDNDLDVVTPMAWYRNNDGNGNFSDAIPIPSIVTSYLPKAVYAADLDGDGDLDLVTVRSDGTNGRSIWHENYDGLGSFYSSNSYILPGQYGGLSDVCIADVDSDGDNDIVVTSSDNSVDNSVVRVYLNSGNGNFTGQTIATAAQYRAVFSSDINNDGNIDIIAASSGYLHWFDSAQGFSENTMNFSFYNSITDVYAADLDNDGDVDILSASSNDDSIIFLENMGVLGNEIVGTVKLNLPTSDCNENNIYLPNILVSSDDGGSNSFSTFTQENGDFQIPINIGEFTTTTYSPSNYNSNPSSVFIEFTDLGNTEDVDFCMEPINVINDLNIVIYPSINNPRPGFDTTYQLVYKNIGTTQLSGSVAFEFDDTKLQFLNASETISSQTSSSLTFGFTSLNPFETRIIDLEFNVFAPPTTEIDDELVAIATINPVLGDETEDDNVFELQQTVIGSYDPNDIAVLEGDQILIEDVDKYLHYLIRFQNTGTASAINVTVENVLDDKLDWTTMQLENLSHTGRVDILNGSEVSFVFDNINLPDSSSDESNSHGFIAYKIKPKDNVVLGDIFYNTAAIYFDYNPPIITNTVSTEIVEDQLSISEFENDMFKVFPNPTDSKLTIQSKDGMSEINIVDINGRLLKTFQNLDSSTDVVVDVGSLSSGIYFLKIQVNSKKQVVRFIKN